One region of Erythrolamprus reginae isolate rEryReg1 chromosome 12, rEryReg1.hap1, whole genome shotgun sequence genomic DNA includes:
- the LOC139174709 gene encoding uncharacterized protein has protein sequence MGKFLLTCSIVILFILLQTREIVSIRGLIRPRNHRPFSPNRPSNTGNLHVNRPAYSYPPNSRNAPPLPPPPRDSSQNLLIPGNPGNLPPHSIISPNLSNLPRPSSIHKKTGNLPSYSDNFPNAPPPPPPRRDSSQNPGYPPRYPVNPKNPRSFSHQPYNHQNPQLGKYNPKPKRPKGKDMLEAANDIAEAIKDLYTLFTSSEGGNSRSHDGNPADSKPKGDEVKYVEETVRNAPVVDPESYILGSPIAKMFLRFNDSEEKWWNENRHRFPTPVYHQNSIQPISRERVALANSLGRASGHNPQNNAVSDLHFSFENALFLIHPFAISVITLITPFLIF, from the coding sequence ATGGGAAAATTCCTGTTGACCTGCTCAATTGTGATTCTCTTCATTTTGCTCCAGACTAGGGAAATTGTCTCCATTAGAGGACTCATCCGCCCTCGAAATCATAGACCCTTCTCCCCAAATAGACCTTCTAACACAGGGAATCTTCATGTGAATAGGCCTGCCTACTCATATCCACCCAACTCCCGAAACGCAccacctcttccacctcctccacgGGACAGCTCTCAAAATTTACTCATCCCCGGAAACCCAGGAAATCTTCCACCACATTCGATCATCTCCCCAAACCTATCAAATCTTCCACGACCTTCGTCCATCCACAAAAAAACAGGAAATCTTCCATCATATTCCGACAACTTCCCAAATGcaccacctcctccacctcctcgacGGGACAGCTCTCAAAACCCAGGATATCCTCCACGATATCCAGTTAACCCTAAAAATCCTAGGTCTTTCTCACACCAACCATATAACCACCAAAATCCTCAATTGGGAAAGTATAATCCCAAACCTAAACGGCCCAAGGGGAAGGATATGCTTGAAGCTGCAAATGATATTGCAGAAGCTATTAAAGACCTTTATACTTTGTTTACTTCTTCAGAAGGAGGCAATTCCAGATCTCATGATGGCAACCCAGCGGACTCAAAGCCAAAGGGTGATGAAGTGAAATATGTGGAGGAAACTGTTAGAAATGCTCCAGTGGTAGACCCCGAGAGCTACATCTTAGGCAGCCCCATAGCCAAGATGTTTCTTCGTTTTAATGACAGTGAGGAAAAATGGTGGAATGAAAACCGACACCGTTTTCCCACCCCTGTTTACCACCAAAACTCTATCCAGCCAATTTCAAGAGAAAGAGTAGCTTTGGCTAATAGTCTTGGAAGAGCCAGTGGACACAATCCCCAAAACAATGCTGTGTCTGATTTGCATTTCTCTTTTGAGAATGCTTTGTTTCTCATT